In the genome of Cryptomeria japonica chromosome 8, Sugi_1.0, whole genome shotgun sequence, one region contains:
- the LOC131075595 gene encoding leucine-rich repeat receptor-like serine/threonine-protein kinase BAM1: MSHPCIHLISLSVVSVFPYLPICCSTPQVMSNFRLSKNSVHGEIPPSNANFSELQTLALNDNDLIGDIPPFRSPMGLSSSLSRIDLSFNNLKGSIPYNIGRPSFLKYLVLHDNQVSGDISSSLRHLSVLKQLELYNDNMLSRLIPRGKQFSIFDASSFLGNPKLRGPSLKNRTQITGKGERGKDVELNSTGVADIDKMD; the protein is encoded by the exons ATGTCTCATCCTTGCATTCACTTGATCTCTCTGTCTGTGGTCTCAGTGTTTCCATACCTTCCAATTTGTTGCAGCACTCCTCAAGTTATGAGCAACTTTCGCCTGTCTAAAAACAGTGTACATGGAGAAATTCCTCCTTCCAATGCAAACTTTTCAGAACTTCAGACACTAGCTCTTAATGACAATGACTTAATAGGGGACATTCCACCATTTAGATCTCCAATGGGGCTGTCGTCTAGTCTTTCGAGGATTGATCTTTCATTTAACAATTTGAAAGGCAGCATACCATACAATATTGGTAGGCCTTCCTTCCTCAAATATCTGGTTCTGCATGACAACCAGGTAAGTGGCGATATCTCAAGCTCTTTGCGTCATCTTTCAGTGTTAAAACAACTTGAATTATATAACG ACAACATGCTTTCTAGATTAATACCTCGGGGAAAGCAGTTTTCAATTTTTGATGCTTCTTCATTTCTAGGGAACCCCAAACTTAGGGGGCCTTCCCTGAAAAATAGAACACAGATCACTGGTAAAGGTGAAAGAGGCAAGGACGTAGAGCTGAATAGTACAGGAGTTGCAGATATAGATAAAATGGATTGA